In one window of Chryseobacterium phocaeense DNA:
- a CDS encoding 2Fe-2S iron-sulfur cluster-binding family protein has product MSDINIKITDREGVTHDVVAPTDMSMNLMEIIRSYELAEEGTIGVCGGMAMCASCQVYVINDPGLEPMGDEEDAMLAEAYHVKDNSRLGCQLHMMDEMEGLEVEIAPYP; this is encoded by the coding sequence ATGTCAGATATCAATATTAAGATCACGGATCGGGAAGGGGTAACCCATGATGTGGTAGCACCTACAGATATGTCTATGAACCTGATGGAGATCATCCGTTCCTATGAATTGGCGGAAGAGGGAACCATTGGGGTATGCGGAGGAATGGCGATGTGCGCCTCATGTCAGGTGTATGTGATCAATGATCCGGGCCTTGAGCCTATGGGCGATGAAGAAGATGCCATGCTGGCGGAAGCATACCACGTAAAAGACAACAGCAGACTGGGATGCCAGCTGCATATGATGGATGAAATGGAAGGTCTTGAAGTGGAGATTGCTCCTTATCCTTAG
- a CDS encoding LOG family protein, producing the protein MKSITVFCGSSFGSDDIYKEQAILLGQTLAKQNIRLIYGGADVGLMGAVADGALQENGKVIGVLPHFLQSKEIAHKNLTELVIVETMHERKTKMNDLCEGVIVLPGGYGTLEEFFEMITWAQLGLHKKPIGILNIDGFYDDLIQLVQTMVDKGFLKQVNRDMLLVSENIDELLEMMRNYVAPTVGKWISKEEI; encoded by the coding sequence ATGAAAAGTATCACAGTATTCTGCGGTTCCAGTTTCGGGTCAGATGACATTTATAAAGAGCAGGCAATCTTACTTGGACAGACTTTAGCAAAACAAAATATTCGGCTTATCTATGGCGGTGCAGACGTAGGCTTAATGGGTGCTGTAGCGGACGGTGCTTTACAAGAAAACGGAAAAGTTATTGGCGTACTTCCCCATTTCCTGCAGTCCAAAGAAATTGCCCACAAAAACCTTACTGAGCTCGTCATCGTAGAAACCATGCACGAAAGAAAAACAAAGATGAATGATCTATGCGAAGGCGTGATTGTCCTTCCCGGCGGCTATGGAACACTGGAAGAGTTTTTTGAGATGATCACCTGGGCACAGCTGGGACTCCATAAAAAACCGATCGGGATTTTAAATATCGATGGATTTTATGATGACTTGATACAATTGGTGCAGACCATGGTGGATAAGGGATTTTTAAAGCAAGTGAATCGCGACATGCTTCTGGTGAGTGAAAATATTGATGAGCTTTTGGAAATGATGAGGAATTATGTGGCTCCTACTGTTGGGAAGTGGATTTCGAAGGAGGAAATATAA